A window from Mycolicibacterium tokaiense encodes these proteins:
- a CDS encoding response regulator, with protein sequence MSKTRVLVIDDEPQILRALRINLSVRGYEVYTAATGADALRIAAEHRPDVVILDLGLPDMSGIDVLGGLRGWLTAPVIVLSARTDSSDKVEALDAGADDYVTKPFGMDEFLARLRAAVRRGAATSEGDQPVIETSSFTVDLAAKKVTRNGNEVHLTPTEWGMLEMLVRNRGKLVGREELLKEVWGPAYAKETHYLRVYLAQLRRKLEADPPNPKHLLTESGMGYRFQE encoded by the coding sequence ATGAGCAAGACACGCGTGCTGGTGATCGACGACGAGCCGCAGATCCTGCGCGCGCTGCGCATCAATCTGTCGGTCCGGGGCTATGAGGTGTACACCGCCGCCACCGGAGCCGACGCGCTGCGTATCGCCGCAGAACATCGGCCGGACGTGGTGATCCTGGACCTGGGCCTGCCGGACATGTCGGGCATCGACGTGCTGGGCGGGCTGCGGGGATGGCTGACGGCGCCGGTGATCGTGCTCTCGGCGCGCACGGATTCCTCGGACAAAGTGGAAGCCCTGGACGCCGGCGCGGACGACTACGTGACCAAACCGTTCGGCATGGACGAATTCCTGGCGCGTCTGCGGGCCGCCGTGCGCCGCGGTGCCGCCACGTCGGAGGGTGATCAACCCGTCATCGAAACATCCTCATTCACAGTCGATCTCGCAGCCAAGAAGGTGACCCGCAACGGCAACGAAGTCCACCTGACCCCCACCGAGTGGGGCATGCTGGAGATGCTGGTGCGCAATCGGGGCAAGCTGGTGGGCCGCGAGGAACTGCTCAAGGAGGTGTGGGGACCGGCGTACGCCAAGGAGACCCACTACCTGCGGGTGTACCTGGCACAGCTGCGGCGCAAGCTGGAAGCGGATCCGCCCAACCCCAAGCACCTGCTCACCGAATCGGGTATGGGGTACCGCTTCCAGGAGTAG
- a CDS encoding YdcF family protein has protein sequence MVLTAVAAGYPVYVRPQTDQPRPADAILVLGGTASAQRYLTGLELAADGLAPTLVLSNPYRPRDPVLDALCARQQPGFAVVCFAPEPRTTLGEGRQLRRLEAENGWRSVIVVTSTPHVSRARYIIGKCFDGELIMIGTPARLSVAGWAWLYAYHSAGYVKSWLQGQC, from the coding sequence GTGGTTCTGACTGCTGTGGCCGCCGGATATCCCGTGTATGTCCGCCCGCAGACCGACCAGCCGCGTCCCGCCGACGCCATCCTGGTGCTGGGTGGGACGGCCTCGGCGCAGCGCTATCTCACCGGGCTCGAGCTGGCTGCCGACGGTCTGGCGCCCACCCTCGTGCTGTCCAACCCGTACCGCCCACGGGACCCGGTGCTCGACGCGCTCTGCGCACGGCAGCAGCCGGGGTTTGCGGTGGTGTGTTTTGCCCCCGAGCCCCGCACGACGCTGGGGGAGGGTCGCCAGTTACGCCGGCTCGAGGCCGAAAACGGTTGGCGGAGCGTCATCGTCGTCACCTCGACACCGCATGTATCCCGGGCGCGCTACATCATCGGCAAGTGTTTCGACGGCGAGTTGATCATGATCGGGACACCCGCGCGTCTGAGCGTCGCCGGCTGGGCGTGGTTGTACGCCTACCACAGTGCCGGTTATGTGAAGTCGTGGCTGCAGGGTCAGTGCTGA
- the nhaA gene encoding Na+/H+ antiporter NhaA, translating into MSALMRPVKRVFTRGSWAETSRITDILRRETIGGALLLVAALAALVWANSPWSDSYHALRGFSVGTDALGLHLNLSLGAWAADGLLAVFFFVVGLELKREFVAGDLRDPARAALPVAAAVGGMIVPAGIYLLVINAADADATNGWAIPTATDIAFAVAVLAVIATHLPAALRTFLLTVAVVDDLLAITVIAVFYTDQIQWWALAGAAVPLALFTLCVQRRLTHWWLLLPLAAATWVLMHESGVHATVAGVLLGFAVPVLRGTDERQCLSDRFEHLVRPISAGFAVPVFAFFAAGVTVGGFAGFTSAISDPVTVGIIAGLVIGKGIGIFGSARLLTAFTRARLDDDLAWIDVFGVALLGGIGFTVSLLIGELAFDAGTDLEGQVKIGVLVGSVLAATIAAVILRARNRHYRRVRAVETVDADDDGVPDVYEESSRRLR; encoded by the coding sequence ATGTCTGCCCTCATGCGTCCGGTGAAGCGTGTCTTCACCCGGGGATCCTGGGCTGAAACGTCCCGGATCACCGATATTCTGCGCCGCGAAACCATCGGTGGCGCTTTACTTCTCGTGGCGGCGTTGGCCGCACTGGTCTGGGCGAATTCGCCGTGGTCAGACAGCTACCACGCGTTACGCGGATTCTCCGTCGGCACCGACGCCCTGGGCCTGCATCTGAACCTGTCCCTGGGTGCGTGGGCCGCGGACGGTCTTCTGGCGGTGTTCTTTTTCGTCGTCGGCCTGGAACTCAAGCGCGAGTTCGTGGCGGGCGACCTACGCGACCCCGCCCGGGCGGCTCTGCCGGTAGCCGCGGCGGTGGGCGGCATGATCGTGCCTGCGGGGATCTACCTACTGGTGATCAACGCGGCCGACGCGGACGCGACCAACGGTTGGGCCATCCCCACCGCCACCGACATCGCCTTCGCCGTCGCGGTGCTCGCGGTGATCGCCACCCACCTTCCGGCTGCGCTGCGGACGTTTCTGCTGACCGTTGCGGTGGTCGACGACCTGCTGGCGATCACCGTGATCGCGGTGTTCTACACCGATCAGATCCAATGGTGGGCGCTGGCCGGGGCGGCAGTACCGCTTGCCCTTTTCACCCTCTGTGTGCAACGTCGCCTCACCCACTGGTGGTTGCTGCTGCCGCTGGCAGCGGCGACGTGGGTGCTGATGCACGAGTCGGGAGTGCACGCCACGGTGGCCGGCGTACTTTTGGGCTTCGCGGTGCCGGTGCTGCGTGGCACCGACGAGCGGCAATGCCTGTCGGATCGGTTCGAACATCTGGTGCGCCCCATCTCGGCGGGTTTCGCCGTCCCGGTCTTCGCGTTCTTCGCCGCGGGGGTCACCGTCGGCGGGTTTGCGGGGTTCACCTCCGCCATCTCCGATCCCGTCACGGTGGGAATCATCGCCGGACTCGTCATCGGCAAGGGCATCGGCATCTTCGGCAGCGCACGGCTGCTCACCGCGTTCACGCGGGCCCGACTCGACGACGATTTGGCCTGGATCGACGTGTTCGGGGTCGCCCTGTTGGGTGGTATCGGGTTCACCGTGTCGCTGCTGATCGGTGAACTGGCATTCGACGCCGGAACGGACCTGGAGGGACAGGTCAAGATCGGTGTTCTGGTCGGCTCGGTCCTGGCCGCCACCATTGCGGCGGTCATTCTCAGGGCGCGCAACCGCCACTACAGACGGGTCCGCGCCGTCGAGACGGTGGACGCCGACGACGACGGTGTGCCCGACGTGTACGAGGAGTCCTCGCGCCGGTTGAGATAG
- a CDS encoding DUF4383 domain-containing protein, producing the protein MTTQQPRVRRRPQIGLLAVQGAAILVGSVLLITGVLGFVPGITSNLDQMQLAGPQSEALLFGVFETSILHNLVHVIVGLLGLAMASTFWRSRAYLLTGGAVFLGFWVYGLLIDHNSQINVLPLNSADTWLYLGLGAVMVVLGLTLAGCKVPTGARGEVLVDPDDQH; encoded by the coding sequence ATGACCACTCAGCAGCCGCGCGTGCGCCGTCGTCCCCAAATCGGCCTGCTGGCCGTACAGGGCGCTGCCATCCTGGTGGGGTCGGTGCTGTTGATCACCGGAGTGCTCGGTTTCGTGCCAGGGATCACCAGCAACCTGGACCAGATGCAGCTCGCGGGCCCGCAGTCCGAAGCGTTGCTGTTCGGGGTCTTCGAAACCTCCATCCTGCACAACCTCGTGCACGTCATCGTGGGTCTGCTAGGGCTCGCGATGGCGTCCACGTTCTGGCGCTCGCGGGCCTATCTGCTGACCGGTGGCGCGGTGTTCCTGGGCTTCTGGGTGTACGGGCTGCTGATCGACCACAACTCGCAGATCAACGTGCTGCCCCTGAACAGCGCCGACACCTGGCTGTACCTCGGCCTGGGCGCGGTGATGGTGGTTCTCGGGCTGACGCTGGCCGGCTGCAAGGTGCCCACGGGTGCGCGCGGTGAGGTGCTGGTCGACCCCGACGATCAGCACTGA
- a CDS encoding DUF501 domain-containing protein, which yields MVDAADLEVVAAQLGREPRGVLEIAYRCPNGEPAVVKTAPKLPDGTPFPTLYYLTHPVLTAAASRLESSGLMKDMTDRLESDPELATAYRRAHEQFLAERDAIEPLGTTFSGGGMPDRVKCLHVVIAHSLAKGKGVNPFGDEALAILAVEPAMAGILDKEYWL from the coding sequence GTGGTTGATGCAGCTGATCTGGAGGTCGTGGCGGCCCAACTGGGACGGGAGCCGCGGGGCGTCCTGGAGATCGCCTACCGCTGTCCCAATGGGGAACCAGCGGTGGTGAAGACCGCCCCGAAACTGCCTGACGGAACACCGTTTCCGACGCTGTACTACCTGACGCACCCGGTGCTGACGGCTGCGGCCAGCCGGCTGGAGTCCTCGGGGTTGATGAAAGACATGACCGACCGTCTGGAATCGGACCCGGAGTTGGCCACCGCGTACCGCCGTGCGCACGAACAGTTCTTGGCCGAGCGTGATGCCATCGAACCGCTGGGCACCACCTTCTCCGGCGGCGGCATGCCGGACCGGGTGAAATGCCTGCACGTCGTGATCGCGCATTCCCTGGCCAAGGGTAAGGGCGTCAACCCGTTTGGTGACGAGGCGCTGGCCATCCTGGCGGTCGAGCCCGCGATGGCGGGGATTCTGGACAAGGAGTACTGGCTGTGA
- the eno gene encoding phosphopyruvate hydratase, protein MPIIEQVGAREILDSRGNPTVEVEIALTDGTFARAAVPSGASTGEHEAVELRDGGDRYLGKGVQKAVEGVLDEIAPAVIGLSADDQRLVDQALLDLDGTPDKSRLGANAILGVSLAVAKAAADSAALPLFRYLGGPNAHILPVPMMNIINGGAHADTGVDVQEFMIAPIGAPSFKEALRWGAEVYHALKSVLKKQGLATGLGDEGGFAPDLAGTRAALDLIGTAIESTGLKLGTDVALALDVAATEFYTDGTGYAFEKETRTAEQMADFYASLLDAYPLVSIEDPLSEDDWDGWVSLTTAIGDRVQLVGDDLFVTNPERLEDGIERGAANALLVKVNQIGTLTETLDAVSLAHNNGYRTMMSHRSGETEDTTIADLAVAVGSGQIKTGAPARSERVAKYNQLLRIEEALGDAARYAGDLAFPRLSVEGK, encoded by the coding sequence GTGCCCATCATCGAGCAGGTCGGCGCCCGAGAGATCCTCGATTCGCGCGGCAACCCCACCGTCGAGGTCGAGATCGCCCTGACCGACGGCACCTTCGCCCGCGCCGCCGTGCCCTCGGGTGCGTCCACCGGTGAGCACGAGGCCGTCGAGCTGCGCGACGGCGGCGACCGTTACCTGGGCAAGGGCGTGCAGAAGGCCGTCGAAGGTGTTCTCGACGAGATCGCCCCGGCCGTCATCGGCCTGTCCGCCGACGATCAGCGCCTGGTCGACCAGGCCCTGCTGGATCTCGACGGCACCCCGGACAAGTCGCGCCTGGGCGCCAACGCCATCCTGGGCGTGTCGCTGGCCGTGGCCAAGGCAGCCGCCGACAGTGCAGCGCTGCCGCTGTTCCGCTACCTCGGCGGACCCAACGCTCACATCCTGCCGGTGCCGATGATGAACATCATCAACGGTGGCGCCCACGCCGACACCGGCGTCGACGTCCAGGAGTTCATGATCGCCCCCATCGGCGCCCCGAGCTTCAAAGAGGCGCTGCGCTGGGGTGCGGAGGTGTACCACGCGCTGAAGTCCGTCCTGAAGAAGCAGGGTCTGGCCACCGGCCTGGGTGACGAGGGCGGCTTTGCCCCCGACCTGGCGGGCACCAGGGCCGCGCTGGATCTGATCGGCACCGCCATCGAGAGCACCGGCCTGAAGCTGGGCACCGATGTGGCGCTGGCACTCGACGTGGCCGCCACCGAGTTCTACACCGACGGAACGGGTTACGCGTTCGAGAAGGAAACCCGCACCGCCGAGCAGATGGCCGACTTCTACGCGAGCCTGCTGGACGCCTACCCGTTGGTGTCCATCGAGGATCCGCTGTCGGAGGACGACTGGGACGGGTGGGTGTCGCTGACCACCGCGATCGGTGACCGCGTGCAGCTGGTGGGCGACGACCTGTTCGTCACCAACCCCGAGCGCCTCGAAGACGGCATCGAGCGCGGCGCCGCCAACGCGCTGCTGGTCAAGGTGAACCAGATCGGCACCCTCACCGAGACCCTCGACGCGGTGTCGCTGGCCCACAACAACGGCTACCGCACGATGATGAGCCACCGCTCCGGTGAGACCGAGGACACCACCATCGCCGACCTGGCCGTTGCGGTGGGCAGCGGGCAGATCAAGACCGGCGCTCCGGCCCGCAGCGAGCGCGTCGCCAAGTACAACCAGCTGCTGCGCATCGAAGAGGCCCTCGGTGACGCCGCCCGCTACGCCGGTGACCTGGCGTTCCCGCGACTGTCGGTGGAAGGCAAATAA
- a CDS encoding Ppx/GppA phosphatase family protein, protein MNRVAAVDCGTNSIRLLITDGHHDLHRDMRIVRLGQGVDATGEFAPDALARTRAALAEYAEVMRTHDVSAVRMVATSAARDVRNRDEFFSMTAEILGSVVPGAHAEVITGDEEARLSFTGAVAELDSAAAPFVVVDLGGGSTEVVLGDGDGVRAGYSTDIGCVRLTERCLPSDPPTDAEVAAAREVVRDKLAEALQVVPVRQAHTWVGVAGTFTTIAALAQNLTIYDPAAIHLSTVPFDRLLPVCEQLITMTRQQRAALGPMHEGRVDVIGGGAIVVQELAAVLGERAGIAALTVSEHDILDGIAASILT, encoded by the coding sequence GTGAACCGAGTGGCCGCCGTCGACTGCGGCACCAACTCCATCCGGCTGCTGATCACCGACGGGCACCACGATCTGCACCGCGACATGCGCATCGTCCGGCTGGGCCAAGGCGTGGACGCGACAGGCGAATTCGCCCCGGACGCACTGGCCCGTACCCGCGCGGCGCTGGCTGAGTACGCCGAGGTGATGCGCACCCACGACGTATCTGCGGTGCGGATGGTGGCCACCTCGGCGGCCCGGGACGTGCGCAACCGCGACGAGTTCTTCTCCATGACGGCGGAGATCCTGGGCTCGGTGGTGCCGGGGGCGCACGCGGAGGTGATCACCGGCGATGAGGAGGCGCGCCTGTCGTTCACCGGGGCGGTCGCCGAATTGGATTCGGCCGCAGCGCCTTTTGTGGTGGTGGATCTGGGCGGCGGCTCCACGGAGGTGGTGCTGGGCGACGGGGACGGCGTGCGGGCCGGCTACTCCACTGACATCGGTTGTGTGCGATTGACCGAACGCTGCCTGCCGTCGGACCCACCCACCGACGCCGAGGTGGCCGCCGCCCGTGAAGTGGTGCGCGACAAGCTCGCCGAGGCGCTCCAGGTGGTGCCGGTGCGGCAGGCCCACACCTGGGTGGGGGTGGCCGGCACCTTCACCACCATCGCCGCGCTGGCGCAGAATCTGACCATCTACGACCCCGCGGCCATCCACCTGTCCACGGTGCCATTCGACCGGCTGCTGCCGGTGTGCGAGCAGCTGATCACCATGACGCGCCAGCAGCGCGCTGCTCTGGGACCGATGCACGAGGGGCGGGTGGACGTGATCGGCGGCGGCGCGATCGTGGTGCAGGAACTGGCTGCCGTGCTCGGTGAACGGGCTGGGATCGCCGCGCTGACGGTCAGCGAGCACGACATCCTCGACGGCATCGCTGCGTCAATCCTCACCTGA
- a CDS encoding potassium channel family protein, with translation MFDENLTRRPDSALGEVLRIPQPFVSPGRRIARRVFYALTALAAVVLVVWLDRDGYTDSRDGRVSFLDCIYYATVSLSTTGYGDIAPVTPTARLVNVVVVTPLRVIFLIILIGTTVEALTAQSRQVLRIQRWRSAVRMHTVVIGYGTKGRAAVAAMIGNGVPPADIVVVDPSEAALERARSAGLTTVRGDASHSDILRLAGTPRARSIVVAPDNDAAAVLVTLTARQLAPDATIIAAARESETEHLLRRSGADSTVVSSETAGRLLGMATRNDGLVDVTKDLLTPHTGLSISERAVTQDEAGRVPGQLEDAVVAVVRQGRLLRSGAAATELRVGDRLLYVDRPD, from the coding sequence GTGTTCGACGAGAACCTGACCAGGCGTCCGGACTCCGCGCTCGGCGAAGTGCTGCGGATCCCGCAGCCTTTCGTCAGCCCGGGTCGACGGATCGCTCGCCGCGTTTTCTACGCCCTCACGGCCTTGGCGGCGGTGGTTCTGGTGGTCTGGCTGGATCGCGACGGGTACACGGATTCACGCGATGGCAGAGTGTCGTTTCTCGACTGCATCTACTACGCGACTGTGTCGCTGTCGACCACCGGCTACGGCGACATCGCACCCGTCACCCCTACCGCTCGGCTGGTCAACGTCGTTGTCGTGACTCCGTTGCGGGTGATCTTCTTGATCATCCTCATCGGCACCACCGTCGAGGCGTTGACGGCCCAGTCCAGGCAGGTGTTGCGAATCCAGCGGTGGCGCAGCGCAGTACGCATGCACACCGTGGTGATCGGCTACGGCACCAAGGGGCGCGCCGCCGTCGCCGCGATGATCGGAAATGGAGTTCCGCCCGCCGACATCGTGGTCGTGGACCCCAGCGAGGCGGCCCTGGAACGGGCGCGCAGCGCAGGGCTGACAACGGTGCGTGGAGATGCCTCGCACTCAGACATCCTCCGGCTCGCCGGGACGCCCCGGGCCCGCTCGATCGTCGTGGCGCCCGACAACGATGCCGCCGCCGTTCTGGTGACCCTGACTGCCCGCCAGCTTGCGCCCGACGCCACCATCATCGCTGCGGCGCGGGAATCGGAAACCGAGCATCTCCTGCGCCGATCCGGGGCGGACTCGACGGTGGTCTCATCAGAGACCGCCGGACGCCTGCTCGGGATGGCAACCCGCAACGACGGTCTGGTCGACGTCACGAAAGACCTGCTCACCCCCCACACAGGGCTGTCCATTTCGGAACGTGCGGTCACCCAGGACGAGGCAGGGCGAGTGCCGGGGCAGCTCGAGGACGCTGTGGTGGCCGTTGTCCGCCAGGGCCGCTTGCTGCGGTCGGGAGCGGCGGCCACCGAGCTGCGGGTAGGGGACCGTCTGCTCTACGTGGACCGCCCCGACTGA
- a CDS encoding FtsB family cell division protein: MAEAKRPDGKRRSPASGPGRSGEAKTGRPKKPVAKSSSLVRREQSRSADGDKDEQAALAEPVRQSIIISAERQSEQRMGFTARRAAILAAVVCVLTLTIAGPVRTYFAQRTEMNQLKASEAALREQIADLEQQKVKLADPAYIAAQARERLGFVMPGDIPYQVQLPPGAVNPEVPEAIPGTSEPSGAPWYSALWKTIADDPHGPPVAPAPVPVPVPPPPPPPGPAGG; encoded by the coding sequence ATGGCCGAAGCGAAGCGCCCCGACGGGAAACGGAGGTCCCCGGCCTCCGGTCCGGGGCGCTCCGGGGAGGCCAAGACGGGCCGGCCCAAGAAGCCGGTGGCCAAGTCGTCGTCACTGGTCCGGCGGGAGCAGTCGCGTTCCGCCGACGGCGACAAGGACGAACAGGCGGCGCTGGCCGAGCCGGTCCGCCAGTCCATCATCATCTCGGCGGAGCGGCAATCCGAACAGCGGATGGGGTTCACCGCGCGGCGGGCGGCCATCCTGGCGGCGGTGGTGTGCGTGTTGACCCTGACCATCGCCGGGCCGGTGCGCACCTACTTCGCCCAACGCACCGAGATGAACCAGTTGAAGGCATCGGAGGCCGCCCTGCGTGAGCAGATCGCCGATCTCGAGCAGCAGAAGGTGAAGTTGGCCGACCCGGCCTATATCGCCGCCCAGGCCAGGGAGCGGCTGGGCTTCGTGATGCCCGGTGACATCCCCTACCAGGTGCAGTTGCCGCCCGGGGCGGTCAATCCGGAAGTGCCCGAGGCGATTCCGGGAACCTCGGAGCCCTCTGGTGCACCCTGGTACAGCGCGCTGTGGAAAACCATCGCCGACGATCCGCACGGTCCGCCCGTGGCGCCCGCTCCGGTGCCGGTACCCGTTCCACCGCCGCCACCACCGCCGGGGCCTGCCGGTGGTTGA